From a region of the Thalassospira sp. TSL5-1 genome:
- a CDS encoding LysR family transcriptional regulator, with product MDRLRGLECFRKIAERGSFAAAARDLNMSPGAITKQINALEDMLGVQLIARTTRRLSLTEAGETYLARICGILDDMDDANETVRDLGHGPRGCVRIAAPTSFGVLKLAPVIGKLLKTHPDLSIDLVLDDKLTDIIDEGFDIALRVSETLADSSLIARRICSYSRVLVASPDYLARHAPVTRPHDLLAHDCIIFSSAQRTGLWHFTSPADNTEMAIEVSGRYRVNSSLAMRDVLTTGSGITLTPRLVVEDLIRQGDLVCLLTEYLPRSLNLYALSAPHRHKLRKIRTVTDFLAQELRLEDRNDAPKE from the coding sequence ATGGACAGATTACGCGGACTGGAATGTTTTCGGAAAATTGCCGAGCGGGGCAGCTTTGCCGCCGCTGCGCGCGATCTTAACATGTCGCCCGGTGCGATTACCAAGCAGATCAATGCGCTGGAAGACATGCTGGGCGTGCAGCTTATTGCGCGCACCACGCGGCGGCTCAGCCTGACGGAAGCGGGAGAAACCTATCTGGCGCGCATTTGCGGTATTCTCGATGACATGGATGATGCCAACGAAACCGTGCGCGACTTGGGGCACGGTCCGCGTGGCTGTGTGCGCATTGCCGCCCCCACATCGTTTGGCGTGCTGAAACTCGCCCCGGTCATTGGCAAATTGCTCAAGACCCATCCTGACCTGTCGATTGATCTGGTACTGGATGACAAACTGACCGACATTATTGATGAAGGGTTCGATATCGCCTTGCGCGTCAGCGAAACCCTGGCCGATTCCTCGCTGATTGCGCGGCGGATTTGCAGCTATTCCCGCGTATTGGTGGCAAGCCCCGATTATCTGGCCCGCCACGCACCCGTCACCCGCCCACACGACCTTTTGGCTCATGACTGCATTATATTTAGCAGCGCGCAACGCACCGGCCTTTGGCATTTCACCAGCCCTGCCGACAATACCGAAATGGCAATTGAGGTTTCGGGCCGTTACCGGGTCAATAGCAGCCTTGCCATGCGCGATGTTTTAACCACTGGCAGCGGCATTACCTTGACACCCCGCCTCGTTGTGGAAGACCTTATCAGGCAGGGGGACCTTGTGTGTCTGTTAACTGAATATCTGCCGCGCAGCCTTAATCTCTATGCGTTAAGCGCCCCGCACCGGCACAAACTTCGTAAAATTCGGACCGTTACCGATTTTCTGGCCCAAGAGCTTCGTTTGGAAGACCGAAATGATGCCCCAAAAGAATAA
- a CDS encoding HAD-IA family hydrolase has product MTGQGFAAFLFDMDGTIVNSIEIAEKAWGDWAKRHGLNEAEIIHAMHGVRAVETIARFAPPGIDIEQEEALLTEAEFNAGDRVKPIGGAAAFLSSLPRDRWAVVTSAPRRLAVQRINAAGLPMPDILITAEDVTAGKPAPDCFLMAAQKLGFDASDCLVWEDAPAGIAAGKAAGAKVMTVTETHAQPADMPGHSIINYHALSCQQDKDGRLILHEARISA; this is encoded by the coding sequence ATGACCGGGCAGGGTTTTGCGGCCTTTCTGTTTGATATGGACGGCACCATTGTCAACAGCATCGAAATTGCCGAAAAAGCCTGGGGCGACTGGGCGAAACGCCACGGCCTGAACGAAGCCGAAATCATTCATGCCATGCACGGGGTGCGTGCCGTGGAAACCATCGCCCGTTTTGCCCCGCCCGGTATTGATATTGAGCAGGAAGAAGCCCTTCTGACCGAGGCGGAATTTAACGCGGGCGACAGGGTAAAACCGATTGGCGGGGCTGCGGCCTTTTTATCGTCCCTGCCGCGCGACCGCTGGGCGGTTGTGACCTCCGCCCCACGCCGCTTGGCCGTGCAGCGCATTAATGCGGCGGGTTTACCCATGCCCGATATTCTGATTACTGCCGAGGATGTCACCGCCGGGAAACCGGCACCAGACTGCTTTTTAATGGCCGCGCAAAAACTGGGGTTTGACGCAAGCGACTGTTTGGTGTGGGAAGATGCCCCCGCCGGTATTGCGGCGGGAAAGGCCGCCGGGGCAAAGGTGATGACTGTCACCGAAACCCATGCGCAACCGGCCGATATGCCAGGGCACAGCATTATCAATTATCATGCCCTTTCCTGCCAGCAGGATAAGGATGGCCGCCTGATTTTGCATGAAGCCCGCATTTCTGCCTGA
- a CDS encoding MerR family DNA-binding transcriptional regulator, whose amino-acid sequence MKIGDLAKRSGLSAHTLRYYERIGLLPYADPRYAGLCQPAQWRPCHHAGTA is encoded by the coding sequence ATGAAGATTGGGGATCTGGCAAAACGCAGCGGCCTGTCTGCCCATACGCTTCGTTATTACGAGCGTATCGGGCTGTTGCCCTATGCCGATCCGCGATATGCTGGCCTATGCCAACCTGCGCAATGGCGGCCCTGCCACCACGCAGGAACGGCATGA
- a CDS encoding DUF2189 domain-containing protein — MTNSTTPNMTPPTDSLAADNNDTLNGQRGIVIRDVTSDQSGKWLEAGWRDFKRAPAIGLTYGAFCVVAGYVILLSLFQSGQPYLTLPLGAGFMLIAPLLAVGLYETSRRLEMGENVTLWHSLNGFRRNPGQLGAIGVILMLFFLLWSRVAMLLFALFYNGTVPPLDALIWQTFFSRDAMTFLITGSVIGGGFAIVAFALSLVSIPLLVDRDIDVITALSLSIRAFLRNWRVLTGWGAAIAVLAACGMVVFLLGLAVVMPLLGHASWHAYRGLIDTTNAEAPRLRRAVP; from the coding sequence ATGACGAATTCGACAACTCCGAATATGACACCCCCGACGGACAGCCTTGCTGCTGACAATAACGACACCCTAAACGGCCAGCGCGGCATTGTGATTCGCGACGTCACCAGCGACCAGTCCGGCAAATGGCTGGAGGCAGGCTGGCGCGATTTCAAACGCGCCCCGGCAATTGGCCTGACCTATGGTGCCTTTTGTGTCGTGGCAGGTTATGTGATTTTGCTAAGCCTGTTTCAGTCCGGTCAGCCCTATTTAACCCTGCCTTTGGGGGCGGGGTTTATGCTGATTGCGCCCTTATTGGCCGTTGGCCTGTATGAAACCAGCCGCCGCCTGGAAATGGGCGAAAATGTCACGCTTTGGCACAGCCTGAACGGCTTTCGCCGCAATCCCGGCCAATTGGGCGCGATTGGCGTGATCTTGATGCTGTTTTTCCTGCTCTGGTCGCGGGTAGCGATGCTGTTATTCGCGCTGTTTTACAATGGCACGGTTCCGCCGCTTGATGCCCTGATCTGGCAAACATTCTTTTCGCGCGATGCCATGACATTCCTGATAACAGGCTCCGTCATCGGGGGCGGTTTTGCCATTGTGGCTTTTGCCCTTTCGCTGGTGTCGATCCCGCTTCTGGTGGATCGCGATATTGATGTGATTACCGCGCTCTCGCTCAGCATTCGTGCATTCCTGCGCAACTGGCGGGTGCTGACCGGCTGGGGGGCAGCCATTGCCGTCCTGGCGGCCTGTGGCATGGTTGTGTTTTTGCTGGGGCTGGCGGTTGTGATGCCACTTTTGGGTCATGCCAGCTGGCATGCCTATCGCGGCTTGATTGATACCACCAATGCCGAGGCCCCGCGCCTGCGCCGTGCGGTACCCTAA
- a CDS encoding lipid A deacylase LpxR family protein produces MMPQKNNIYPRSRQAARFCATTLLTGLFALPALAQENTAKGPQSQRTPDSKWGVSLTVENDLFVKDNQDRHYTNGVRLAFISPEDSAPADFLNIAKEIPFFASNGRIRTSYALGQSMYTPNDITVAQNQPNDRPWAGYLYGSLGLLSDTGLGYEGHEDYARIDTLELTVGVVGPASLTEQSQKFVHKLIDSPEPKGWDNQIKNEPIIGISYERKYRGWAKQELLGIEADLTPSAGFTLGNGFTNAEVGAMARLGVDLPADYGPPRIRPSLPGSDFFKPDTEGFPMSGYLFAGVVGRAVARDITLDGNTFADSNSVDKKPLVGDLQVGFAVIVGEARITYTHVYRTKEFYGQNGSDQFGAISLSMRF; encoded by the coding sequence ATGATGCCCCAAAAGAATAATATATATCCTCGCTCCCGGCAGGCGGCCCGGTTTTGCGCCACAACCCTTTTGACCGGCCTGTTTGCCCTGCCCGCCCTGGCCCAGGAAAACACCGCCAAAGGCCCTCAATCGCAACGCACGCCCGACAGCAAATGGGGTGTTTCGCTCACGGTGGAAAATGACCTGTTTGTCAAAGATAACCAGGACCGCCACTACACCAATGGCGTTCGGCTGGCCTTTATCTCGCCCGAGGACAGTGCACCGGCGGACTTTCTCAATATTGCCAAGGAAATTCCGTTTTTTGCCTCTAACGGGCGTATTCGCACCAGCTACGCCCTGGGGCAAAGCATGTATACCCCCAACGACATCACCGTCGCCCAAAACCAGCCCAATGACCGCCCGTGGGCAGGCTACCTTTATGGCAGCCTTGGCCTGCTGTCCGATACCGGGCTGGGGTATGAAGGGCACGAGGATTATGCCCGCATTGATACCCTGGAACTGACCGTGGGCGTGGTCGGCCCGGCCTCGCTGACCGAACAAAGCCAGAAATTTGTTCATAAACTGATCGACAGCCCCGAACCCAAGGGCTGGGACAACCAGATCAAAAACGAACCGATTATCGGCATCAGCTATGAACGCAAATATCGCGGCTGGGCCAAGCAGGAATTGCTGGGCATTGAAGCCGATTTAACCCCGAGTGCCGGTTTTACCCTGGGTAATGGCTTTACCAATGCCGAAGTGGGTGCGATGGCACGACTGGGCGTGGACCTGCCTGCCGATTATGGCCCGCCGCGCATTCGCCCCAGCCTACCGGGATCGGACTTTTTTAAACCCGATACCGAAGGCTTCCCCATGAGCGGTTATTTATTTGCCGGGGTCGTAGGCCGTGCGGTTGCCCGTGATATTACGCTGGATGGCAACACCTTTGCCGATAGCAATTCGGTCGATAAAAAGCCGCTCGTCGGCGACTTACAGGTTGGCTTTGCCGTCATTGTCGGTGAAGCCCGCATTACCTACACCCATGTCTATCGCACCAAGGAATTTTACGGCCAAAACGGCAGCGACCAGTTTGGCGCGATTTCGCTTTCCATGCGGTTTTGA
- a CDS encoding DMT family transporter — protein sequence MKALLLLLGTGILGGTSILLAKLAVGAGMMPLSYLFWQCLGAGLVLLVVSALRGDAPSFAPRYLRYYFVAGLVSLALPMGVGYFMVPHLGAALAGIFTAMPPLITYLLSMCIGLEQARLKRMLGLMAGFVGVLFLYLPQLTAPDSTLLVYLLVAAIIPVSLAIGNVYRTADWPTGANPVPLAAGMMLASAVYCLVFEQGRDHLMMPGFDQGWLWGVIAVQVVVAALMYMCHFELQRVAGPVYLSQIGYIMALTTLVGGVALFDETLRPELLVTLACVVLGTFLVRPGGKKAALARANVD from the coding sequence ATGAAGGCATTATTGTTGCTATTGGGCACCGGCATATTGGGCGGAACCTCGATTTTATTGGCAAAGCTGGCGGTCGGCGCGGGCATGATGCCGTTGTCCTATCTGTTTTGGCAATGTCTCGGGGCCGGGCTTGTTTTACTGGTTGTTTCGGCCTTGCGGGGGGATGCGCCGTCATTTGCCCCGCGTTATTTGCGCTATTATTTCGTGGCGGGGCTGGTCAGCCTGGCCTTGCCGATGGGGGTGGGGTATTTCATGGTGCCGCATCTTGGCGCGGCGCTGGCCGGTATTTTTACCGCCATGCCACCATTGATCACCTATTTGCTGTCCATGTGCATTGGCCTGGAACAGGCCCGGCTAAAACGGATGCTGGGTTTGATGGCGGGGTTTGTCGGGGTGTTGTTTTTATACCTGCCACAATTAACCGCCCCGGACAGCACCCTGCTGGTCTATTTGCTGGTTGCGGCGATTATTCCGGTCAGCCTTGCCATCGGCAATGTCTATCGCACGGCGGACTGGCCGACCGGGGCCAACCCTGTGCCGCTGGCGGCTGGTATGATGCTGGCCAGTGCGGTATATTGCCTGGTGTTTGAACAGGGTCGTGATCATTTGATGATGCCCGGTTTTGATCAGGGCTGGCTGTGGGGTGTCATTGCCGTGCAGGTCGTTGTCGCCGCCCTGATGTATATGTGCCATTTTGAATTACAGCGCGTGGCAGGCCCGGTTTATCTGAGCCAAATTGGCTATATCATGGCGCTGACCACCCTTGTTGGCGGGGTGGCCCTGTTTGATGAAACCCTGCGTCCCGAATTGCTGGTAACATTGGCATGTGTGGTGCTGGGCACGTTTCTGGTGCGGCCCGGTGGCAAAAAGGCGGCCCTGGCCCGCGCCAATGTGGATTAA
- a CDS encoding carboxymuconolactone decarboxylase family protein, with product MMTVNTPQPPKSQQTSQTPSTETRYQRGLRALADIDGEAGQKVIDALADIAPDFARYLIEFPFGDIYTRPGLSLRDREIATIAALGALGTATPQLKVHIHAGLNVGLTRDEITETLMQMAVYAGFPAALNGLFAARDVFASRDETARNIATATPSQPQYKT from the coding sequence ATGATGACAGTCAACACTCCCCAGCCCCCGAAATCCCAACAAACCAGCCAGACTCCCTCTACCGAAACGCGATACCAGCGCGGCCTGCGCGCACTGGCCGACATCGACGGTGAGGCGGGCCAAAAGGTGATAGATGCCCTGGCAGACATTGCCCCGGATTTCGCCCGTTACCTGATCGAATTTCCCTTTGGCGATATTTATACCCGCCCCGGTCTGTCCCTGCGCGACCGGGAAATCGCCACCATCGCCGCGCTTGGCGCCCTGGGCACGGCCACACCACAGCTTAAGGTGCATATCCATGCGGGCCTTAATGTTGGCCTGACGCGCGATGAAATTACCGAAACCCTCATGCAAATGGCGGTTTATGCCGGTTTCCCCGCCGCGCTGAATGGCCTGTTTGCCGCCCGGGACGTGTTTGCCAGCCGCGATGAAACAGCCCGGAATATCGCGACGGCCACCCCGTCACAGCCGCAATATAAAACCTGA
- a CDS encoding agmatinase, whose amino-acid sequence MSDAPSSDHIQNAEPQKPELTFLGLPAQLPNGATPKAVIFGAGHGSTYPGKDSSGYAGAANAIRAASQEDAPLITHWDFDLGGPLFNGEDASCIDIGNLATMMGDNAQNREKVEATTRNILAQSAIPILLGGDDSLPIPFFNAFADHGPIWIVQIDAHMDWRDELHGEKFGYSSPMRRASEMPHISGIVQIGLRSVGSARPQEIADAQAFGSRLVTARDIHQHGIETALAHIPAGAKVIITLDCDGLDPTIMPGVAARTPGGLTYMQVIDLIAGIGKRTRIAGFDLVEFYPPNDMDGISALVASRLLVNAIGAIVRQDQEG is encoded by the coding sequence ATGTCCGACGCCCCATCTTCAGATCATATCCAAAATGCCGAGCCCCAAAAGCCAGAACTCACATTTCTTGGCCTGCCCGCGCAATTGCCTAACGGTGCAACGCCAAAGGCCGTTATTTTTGGCGCCGGACATGGCAGCACCTATCCTGGCAAGGACAGCAGCGGTTATGCTGGTGCGGCCAATGCCATCCGGGCCGCCAGCCAGGAAGATGCCCCGCTGATCACGCATTGGGACTTTGATTTGGGCGGGCCGTTATTTAACGGCGAAGATGCAAGCTGCATCGATATTGGCAACCTTGCCACGATGATGGGGGACAATGCCCAAAACCGCGAAAAGGTCGAGGCCACCACCCGCAATATTCTGGCTCAGTCTGCCATACCGATATTGTTGGGCGGTGATGATTCCCTGCCGATCCCGTTTTTTAATGCCTTTGCCGATCACGGACCGATCTGGATTGTGCAAATTGACGCCCATATGGATTGGCGCGATGAATTGCATGGCGAAAAATTCGGCTATTCCAGCCCCATGCGCCGGGCCAGCGAAATGCCGCATATTTCCGGGATAGTGCAAATCGGCCTGCGCAGTGTTGGCAGTGCCCGCCCGCAGGAAATTGCTGATGCCCAGGCATTTGGCAGCCGCCTGGTCACGGCCCGCGATATTCACCAGCACGGCATAGAAACCGCCCTTGCGCACATCCCGGCAGGGGCAAAGGTGATTATCACACTGGATTGTGACGGGCTGGACCCGACGATTATGCCCGGCGTTGCCGCCCGCACACCGGGCGGATTAACCTATATGCAGGTGATTGACCTGATTGCCGGTATTGGCAAACGCACCCGCATTGCCGGGTTTGACCTGGTGGAGTTTTATCCGCCCAACGATATGGATGGCATCTCCGCCCTGGTGGCATCGCGCCTTTTGGTTAACGCCATTGGCGCGATTGTGCGGCAGGACCAGGAAGGTTAA